A part of Gemmatimonas groenlandica genomic DNA contains:
- a CDS encoding proline dehydrogenase family protein gives MLRSSLLYLSRQQRIFDFVKNVGFARKMASRFVAGETIATALAAVEQLNAKGITASLDLLGESVSSEAEARDTGRQYLEILDRIEQKKLQANVSVKLTALGQDISDELGLEVVRQVLDRAKQYNSFARLDMESSAYTDRTLDTFEHKLYPDYPANVGVVLQSSLRRTLDDVERANRLKCRVRICKGAYLEPATVAFPDKADVDRNYVEAMHRLMEHGNYPGIATHDELIINEAKRFAKERGIASDRFEFQMLYGVRRDLQEQIVKEGYRMRVYVPFGSQWYPYLMRRLAERPANIAFMAGNIVKESFSR, from the coding sequence ATGCTTCGTTCGTCCCTGCTGTACCTCTCGCGCCAACAGCGCATTTTTGATTTCGTCAAGAACGTCGGCTTCGCGCGCAAGATGGCGTCGCGGTTCGTCGCGGGCGAAACGATCGCGACGGCCCTCGCGGCCGTCGAACAGCTCAATGCCAAAGGCATCACGGCCTCGCTCGATCTGCTTGGTGAATCCGTCTCCAGTGAAGCGGAAGCTCGCGACACCGGTCGACAGTATCTCGAGATCCTCGATCGCATCGAGCAGAAGAAGCTGCAGGCGAACGTGTCGGTGAAGCTCACCGCGCTGGGCCAGGACATCTCCGACGAACTGGGCCTGGAAGTCGTTCGCCAGGTCCTCGATCGCGCGAAGCAGTACAACAGCTTCGCACGGCTCGATATGGAGTCGAGTGCCTACACCGATCGCACGCTCGACACCTTCGAGCACAAGCTCTACCCTGACTATCCCGCGAATGTCGGCGTGGTGCTGCAAAGTTCGTTGCGTCGCACGCTCGACGACGTGGAACGCGCTAACCGACTCAAGTGCCGCGTGCGTATCTGCAAGGGCGCCTACCTCGAGCCGGCCACCGTCGCGTTTCCCGACAAGGCCGACGTCGATCGCAATTATGTCGAAGCGATGCATCGGCTGATGGAGCACGGCAACTATCCCGGGATCGCAACGCACGACGAACTGATCATCAACGAAGCCAAGCGCTTCGCCAAGGAACGCGGCATCGCCTCCGATCGCTTCGAGTTCCAGATGCTCTACGGTGTACGACGCGACTTGCAGGAGCAGATCGTGAAGGAAGGCTACCGCATGCGCGTGTACGTGCCGTTCGGCAGCCAGTGGTACCCGTATCTCATGCGGCGTCTGGCCGAGCGTCCGGCCAACATCGCGTTCATGGCGGGCAACATCGTGAAAGAGTCATTCTCCCGCTGA
- a CDS encoding SDR family NAD(P)-dependent oxidoreductase, whose amino-acid sequence MSEFTDRVVFITGGASGIGASSARAFAAQGAHVVVGDVQLERAEQVAREVGGLAVPCDVRDDAMIAAAIARTVAKFGALDIAINAAGVGGAEVRTAEYPTDVWDAVIDINLTGVWRCMRHQIPVMLAAGRGTIVNVSSVAGLGGFPRHSAYAASKHGVVGLTRTAALEYGRKGIRINALCPGFTLTPMVQGMLDAGLPESELTARVPLGRLGTAEEMADTVLYLCSSASSFMVGHALAVDGGLSAG is encoded by the coding sequence ATGTCTGAATTCACCGATCGCGTCGTATTCATCACCGGCGGAGCCTCTGGTATCGGGGCATCCTCGGCGCGTGCCTTCGCCGCGCAGGGCGCGCATGTCGTGGTGGGCGACGTGCAGCTCGAACGCGCCGAGCAGGTCGCACGCGAGGTCGGTGGACTTGCGGTACCCTGCGACGTACGCGACGACGCGATGATCGCGGCCGCCATCGCGCGTACCGTCGCGAAGTTCGGTGCGCTCGACATTGCCATCAACGCCGCTGGTGTCGGCGGCGCCGAGGTGCGCACGGCCGAGTATCCCACCGACGTCTGGGACGCCGTGATCGATATCAATCTCACCGGCGTCTGGCGGTGCATGCGACATCAGATTCCCGTGATGCTCGCCGCCGGCCGCGGGACGATCGTGAACGTGTCGTCGGTGGCCGGGCTTGGCGGATTTCCTCGGCACTCCGCCTACGCCGCCAGCAAGCACGGTGTCGTGGGGCTCACGCGCACCGCCGCCTTGGAATACGGGCGCAAAGGTATCCGGATCAACGCACTCTGCCCCGGCTTCACGCTCACGCCGATGGTGCAAGGCATGCTCGATGCCGGGCTCCCCGAAAGTGAGCTTACGGCGCGCGTGCCACTCGGCCGGCTCGGCACCGCCGAAGAGATGGCGGACACCGTGCTCTACCTGTGCAGCTCAGCCAGCTCGTTCATGGTCGGACACGCGT
- the rsgA gene encoding ribosome small subunit-dependent GTPase A, translating to MTDATFDGTFDGTFDGVVMQGTGGIWQVRTDDAALFDVSLRGRLKHEAHGSLKLAVGDRVTIGRVADSDSWAIDRIHPRRSKLARRAPAGARGERIIVANLDQVLVVFAAARPEPHPRMLDRFLVIAEANGLAARIIINKVDLVDASTIRERFDEFVKAGYPLHLVSVVTGEGLEELHDEVAGKDSALTGPSGVGKSSLMNRLFPGLDLRTAEISDSVNKGRHTTVGAVLHPLPGGGFVADTPGLREVGLWGIDAREIAQCFPEFRPLIHDCRFADCTHTVEPECAIKAAIRSGTVGKGRYESYVKLREELAEQS from the coding sequence GTGACCGACGCAACCTTCGACGGCACCTTCGACGGCACGTTCGACGGCGTGGTCATGCAGGGCACCGGCGGCATCTGGCAAGTGCGCACCGACGACGCGGCCTTGTTCGACGTGTCCCTGCGCGGACGGCTCAAGCACGAAGCACACGGTTCCCTCAAGCTCGCCGTCGGGGATCGCGTCACGATCGGCCGCGTCGCCGACAGTGATTCGTGGGCCATCGACCGCATCCATCCGCGGCGCAGCAAGCTCGCGCGGCGCGCCCCCGCCGGCGCACGCGGCGAACGCATCATCGTGGCGAATCTCGATCAGGTGCTCGTGGTGTTCGCCGCCGCGCGCCCCGAGCCGCACCCGCGCATGCTCGATCGCTTTCTGGTGATCGCCGAAGCGAACGGGCTGGCCGCGCGGATCATCATCAACAAGGTCGACCTGGTCGATGCGAGTACGATCCGCGAGCGGTTCGACGAGTTCGTCAAGGCGGGATATCCGCTGCACCTCGTCAGCGTCGTCACGGGCGAAGGGCTCGAGGAACTGCACGACGAGGTCGCAGGAAAGGACTCGGCGCTGACCGGTCCGTCGGGCGTCGGCAAGTCGTCCTTGATGAACCGGCTGTTCCCGGGGCTCGATCTGCGAACGGCGGAGATCAGTGATAGCGTGAACAAGGGGCGACACACCACCGTCGGGGCGGTGTTACATCCGCTGCCAGGCGGCGGATTCGTGGCGGATACGCCGGGACTGCGCGAGGTGGGCCTCTGGGGCATCGACGCCCGAGAGATCGCCCAGTGCTTCCCGGAGTTCCGTCCCCTGATCCATGACTGCCGGTTCGCCGACTGCACCCACACCGTCGAGCCGGAGTGCGCCATCAAGGCCGCCATTCGCAGCGGAACGGTGGGCAAGGGACGCTACGAGAGTTACGTCAAACTGCGGGAAGAGCTGGCCGAACAGAGTTAG
- a CDS encoding glycerol-3-phosphate dehydrogenase/oxidase, with protein MSSAALATRQAALAALAAEPFDMLIVGGGITGAGVAREAALAGFRTALLERDDFASGTSSRSSRLVHGGVRYLEHGHIGLVFESSRERRLLLGLAPHLVRPLAFTWPVYRGARVPLWKVRAGLTLYDALSLFRNARHHALNRGTVLAAEPALAPDGMVGGARYWDAATDDSRLTLASALAAREVGAAVANHVAVVSGLHADDSARRLTGVVVEDRLTGTAFPVQARVVVNATGPWSDATAALTGSPQGSQVFGSAGAHIAVPRNRVGNNDAVTIVSPLDGRVMFVLPAGVHTIIGTTERPAHAGPDDIRATRAEVTYLLQSVNRCFPFAQLTLDDVVSAWCGIRPLAAVRAGEHSANAASREHAITHRADGLVSITGGKLTTYRAMAADVLAHARNELPKSGAAPVLAHAPQPSESTPLPGGDIVSREATMADARNTVHDAAVGERLALAYGSRWRNVWSYVQRDASLGHRLSDDLPYLLAEVAHAVEREMASTLSDVLVRRTHVAFETRDNGRAAARRIAPLMATLLQWSEQDTAQHLEAYDRDVARLFTIDDV; from the coding sequence ATGAGCTCAGCCGCACTGGCAACGCGACAGGCGGCGCTGGCGGCTCTGGCCGCTGAACCTTTCGACATGCTGATCGTAGGCGGGGGCATCACAGGAGCGGGGGTGGCGCGCGAGGCAGCGCTGGCGGGCTTTCGCACGGCGCTCCTGGAGCGCGACGACTTCGCGAGTGGCACATCCAGCCGGTCGTCCCGCCTTGTGCACGGCGGTGTTCGCTATCTCGAGCATGGGCACATCGGGCTCGTGTTCGAGTCGAGCCGCGAGCGTCGGCTGCTGCTGGGACTCGCCCCGCATCTCGTGCGCCCGCTCGCCTTCACGTGGCCGGTGTATCGGGGCGCCCGTGTGCCACTGTGGAAGGTGCGCGCCGGGCTCACGCTGTACGACGCGCTGTCGCTGTTTCGCAACGCACGACACCACGCCCTGAACCGCGGTACCGTGCTGGCGGCCGAACCGGCGCTGGCGCCCGATGGCATGGTGGGTGGCGCGCGCTACTGGGATGCCGCGACCGACGATTCCCGACTGACCCTGGCCAGTGCCCTGGCGGCCCGTGAGGTCGGGGCGGCGGTCGCCAACCATGTGGCCGTGGTGTCCGGGCTTCATGCCGACGACAGCGCGCGAAGGCTCACGGGCGTGGTGGTCGAGGATCGACTCACCGGCACGGCGTTTCCCGTTCAGGCGCGGGTGGTCGTGAATGCCACCGGCCCATGGAGCGATGCCACCGCCGCGCTCACTGGCTCGCCGCAGGGTTCGCAGGTCTTCGGGTCGGCCGGCGCGCACATCGCGGTGCCTCGCAACCGGGTGGGCAACAACGACGCGGTCACCATCGTGTCGCCGCTCGACGGCCGCGTGATGTTCGTGCTGCCCGCTGGCGTGCACACCATCATCGGCACGACCGAGCGTCCGGCGCACGCCGGGCCCGACGACATTCGCGCCACGCGCGCCGAGGTCACGTACCTGCTGCAATCGGTGAATCGCTGTTTCCCGTTCGCACAGCTCACGTTGGACGACGTGGTCTCGGCGTGGTGCGGCATCCGCCCGCTGGCCGCTGTGCGCGCCGGTGAACACAGCGCCAATGCCGCGTCGCGCGAACACGCCATCACCCATCGCGCGGACGGCCTCGTGAGCATCACCGGCGGCAAGCTCACCACCTATCGCGCCATGGCCGCCGATGTGTTGGCGCACGCGCGCAACGAACTGCCGAAATCGGGTGCCGCACCGGTGCTCGCGCACGCGCCGCAGCCGAGTGAGTCCACACCGTTGCCCGGTGGCGATATCGTGTCACGAGAGGCGACCATGGCCGACGCGCGCAACACGGTGCACGACGCGGCGGTGGGCGAGCGATTGGCGCTGGCGTACGGCAGTCGCTGGCGGAATGTGTGGAGCTATGTGCAGCGCGATGCCTCGCTCGGGCATCGACTCTCCGACGACCTGCCCTACCTGTTGGCCGAAGTCGCGCACGCGGTCGAGCGCGAAATGGCGAGTACGTTGTCCGACGTGCTGGTGCGGCGCACACATGTCGCCTTCGAAACTCGCGACAACGGCCGGGCGGCGGCCCGGCGCATCGCGCCGCTGATGGCCACGTTGCTGCAGTGGTCGGAACAGGATACGGCGCAGCATCTCGAGGCGTACGATCGCGACGTCGCGCGGTTGTTCACGATCGACGACGTGTGA
- the fadJ gene encoding fatty acid oxidation complex subunit alpha FadJ codes for MSTVTSTLTGTVLMEDATTGISLSVHDGVATVRYDQPNSPVNTLNTRVGPVFEQIFARIEQDASIVGAMLVSGKADTWIAGADIDELRRVTTPMEGEALSRGGQQLLNRLAAMSKPFIAAIHGAALGGGLEIALACRYRIATDHPKTILALPEVQLGLLPGAGGTQRLPRTVGLQAALDMILTGKNIRAKKAWQMGIVHELVHPSILLEVVAKRVHALARGESTPVRARAHGASAVLLEDNAIGRKIVFRQARETVLKKTRGQYPAPLAAIEAIQAGYLHGQEAGLLEEARSFGDLAVSEVSRELVSIFFATTALKKDNGLPEGEHADPVRVRKIGVLGAGFMGAGIATVAVQAGTIVRMKDASLERVAAGSCAVRDVLRERVKRRQLTRLQMDDTLALVGSTIDYSGFANVDLVIEAVFEDLAVKHEVLREVEAVAPRAIFASNTSTIPIRDIATAAGRPDQVVGMHFFSPVHKMPLLEVIVTPETSAQTTATVVAYGKQIGKTVIVVRDGPGFYVNRILAPYINESGKLLDEGASIDAVDEALVAFGFPVGPITLLDEVGLDIAGKSGPIMAAAFGERMRPSATLQRVIESGRLGRKAKRGFYRYDEQGKRQGVDQGVYALTPASGSRITVAVEEMQRRTVLPMLNEAVRCLEDGIIRSPRDGDIGAVFGIGFPPFRGGPFRFLDALGAATVVAQLDALNARYPGRYEPAALLRAMAASGARFHP; via the coding sequence ATGAGCACGGTTACGAGCACGCTCACGGGCACGGTGCTGATGGAAGACGCCACCACCGGCATCTCGCTCTCGGTACACGACGGCGTGGCGACGGTGCGCTACGATCAGCCGAATTCGCCGGTCAACACGCTGAACACGCGCGTCGGGCCGGTATTCGAGCAGATCTTCGCGCGTATCGAGCAGGATGCGTCGATTGTCGGCGCGATGTTGGTGAGTGGCAAAGCCGATACCTGGATTGCCGGCGCTGACATCGACGAACTGCGGCGTGTGACCACACCGATGGAAGGCGAGGCGCTGTCGCGCGGTGGACAGCAGTTGTTGAATCGACTCGCGGCGATGAGCAAGCCGTTCATTGCGGCGATTCACGGCGCGGCGTTGGGCGGTGGTCTCGAGATCGCGTTGGCCTGTCGTTATCGCATCGCGACCGATCATCCGAAAACGATACTGGCGCTGCCCGAAGTGCAGCTCGGATTGCTTCCCGGGGCCGGTGGAACGCAGCGCTTGCCGCGCACGGTCGGGCTGCAAGCGGCACTCGACATGATTCTGACCGGCAAGAACATCCGTGCGAAGAAGGCGTGGCAGATGGGAATCGTGCACGAATTGGTGCATCCGTCCATTCTGCTCGAGGTCGTCGCGAAGCGCGTGCATGCGTTGGCGCGCGGTGAATCCACGCCGGTGCGTGCGCGGGCGCATGGCGCGAGCGCAGTGCTGCTGGAAGACAACGCGATCGGTCGGAAAATCGTGTTCCGGCAGGCACGGGAAACGGTGCTCAAGAAGACGCGCGGACAGTATCCCGCGCCGCTAGCGGCGATCGAGGCGATCCAGGCTGGCTATCTCCACGGGCAGGAGGCGGGATTGCTCGAGGAAGCGCGCAGCTTCGGCGACCTGGCGGTGAGCGAGGTGAGCCGGGAGTTGGTGTCGATCTTCTTTGCCACGACCGCGCTCAAGAAGGACAACGGGCTGCCTGAGGGCGAGCACGCGGATCCCGTGCGCGTGCGAAAGATCGGGGTGCTTGGTGCGGGCTTCATGGGCGCCGGCATCGCCACGGTGGCCGTGCAGGCAGGCACGATCGTTCGTATGAAGGATGCCTCGCTCGAGCGCGTGGCGGCCGGATCGTGCGCGGTGCGCGATGTGCTGCGGGAACGCGTGAAGCGTCGTCAGCTCACACGGCTGCAGATGGATGACACGCTGGCGCTGGTGGGCAGCACCATCGACTACAGCGGCTTTGCGAATGTCGATCTGGTGATCGAAGCCGTGTTCGAGGATCTCGCGGTGAAGCACGAGGTCCTCCGCGAGGTAGAGGCCGTCGCGCCGAGAGCCATCTTTGCGTCGAACACGAGTACGATCCCGATTCGCGACATCGCGACGGCGGCGGGGCGTCCGGATCAGGTGGTGGGCATGCACTTCTTCTCGCCGGTCCACAAGATGCCGCTGCTCGAAGTCATCGTGACGCCCGAGACGAGCGCGCAGACCACCGCCACGGTGGTCGCCTACGGCAAGCAGATCGGCAAGACGGTGATCGTGGTGCGCGATGGACCGGGGTTCTACGTGAACCGCATTCTTGCGCCGTACATCAACGAAAGCGGCAAGCTGCTCGACGAAGGCGCGTCCATCGATGCCGTCGACGAGGCCTTGGTCGCCTTCGGCTTTCCGGTGGGCCCGATCACTCTGCTCGATGAAGTCGGCCTTGATATCGCCGGCAAGTCCGGACCCATCATGGCGGCGGCGTTCGGCGAGCGCATGCGCCCGTCGGCCACGCTGCAGCGCGTGATCGAGAGCGGCCGACTCGGGCGGAAGGCGAAGCGCGGCTTCTATCGCTACGACGAGCAGGGCAAACGACAGGGCGTGGACCAGGGTGTCTATGCCCTGACGCCGGCGTCCGGATCACGCATTACGGTGGCGGTCGAAGAGATGCAGCGCCGCACGGTACTGCCGATGCTGAATGAGGCGGTGCGGTGCCTGGAGGACGGCATTATCCGTTCACCGCGCGATGGCGATATCGGCGCGGTGTTCGGCATTGGCTTCCCGCCCTTCCGTGGCGGTCCGTTCCGATTCCTCGACGCGCTCGGTGCGGCGACGGTCGTGGCTCAGCTCGACGCGCTCAACGCCCGCTACCCGGGACGGTACGAGCCCGCCGCGCTGCTGCGAGCCATGGCGGCCTCCGGAGCGCGATTCCATCCCTGA
- the fadI gene encoding acetyl-CoA C-acyltransferase FadI: MPTSGTGRRVAIVAGVRTPFARSGTLLKDYTAIDLGKLAVAELVQRTALDGALVDLLVFGTVVQAVTAPNIAREVSLLPHFPKTLQAYTVSRACASANQAITDAADQITLGHAHVAIAGGAESLTQVPILHSRGMSDVLVAASKAKSLPQRLGILAQLRPKDFIPITPAIAEPSTGESMGQSADKMAKLNGITRESQDRFALRSHMSAALGTDDGRLTAEIVPVPAPPKFDSMIATDNGVRRDSTYEQLAALKPVFDRLYGTVTAGNASPLTDGGAAVLLMSEERAKELGYTPLAYIRSYAYAAVDPAGQLLQAPVLAAPIALARAGLTLGDIDLIEMHEAFAAQVLSNIQGLASTTWAARAGLSTPVGEVDFDKLNVMGGSLSIGHPFGATGARVLTTLCNELARRGQQFGMLTVCAAGGMGHAMIVERA, translated from the coding sequence ATGCCCACCTCTGGAACTGGCCGTCGTGTGGCCATTGTCGCCGGCGTTCGCACGCCGTTCGCGCGCTCGGGAACACTCCTCAAGGACTACACGGCAATCGACCTCGGCAAGCTGGCCGTCGCCGAACTCGTGCAACGCACCGCTCTCGACGGCGCGCTGGTCGACCTGCTCGTGTTCGGCACGGTGGTGCAGGCGGTCACCGCGCCGAATATCGCCCGCGAAGTCTCGCTGCTGCCGCACTTTCCGAAAACGCTGCAGGCCTACACCGTGTCGCGCGCCTGCGCGTCGGCGAATCAGGCGATCACCGATGCCGCCGATCAGATCACGTTGGGACACGCCCACGTCGCCATCGCCGGCGGTGCCGAGTCGCTCACGCAGGTGCCGATCCTGCACTCGCGTGGGATGAGCGATGTGCTGGTTGCTGCATCAAAAGCGAAATCATTGCCGCAACGCCTCGGTATCCTGGCGCAATTGCGTCCTAAAGATTTCATCCCGATCACGCCGGCCATCGCCGAGCCGAGTACGGGCGAGTCGATGGGACAGTCGGCCGACAAGATGGCGAAGCTGAACGGCATCACGCGTGAATCGCAGGACCGTTTCGCGTTGCGTTCACACATGAGCGCGGCGCTCGGCACCGATGACGGTCGCTTGACGGCCGAGATCGTGCCGGTTCCGGCGCCGCCGAAGTTCGACAGTATGATCGCCACCGACAACGGGGTGCGACGCGATTCCACCTATGAACAATTGGCGGCGCTCAAGCCGGTGTTCGATCGCCTGTACGGTACGGTGACGGCAGGCAATGCGTCACCGCTCACCGACGGTGGCGCCGCGGTATTGCTCATGTCGGAGGAGCGGGCGAAGGAATTGGGGTACACGCCACTGGCCTACATCAGGTCGTACGCGTACGCGGCGGTGGACCCTGCCGGGCAGTTGTTGCAGGCACCCGTGCTGGCGGCGCCGATCGCGTTGGCGCGCGCCGGACTTACGCTGGGCGACATCGACCTGATCGAGATGCACGAGGCGTTCGCCGCGCAGGTGCTGAGCAACATTCAGGGACTGGCGTCGACGACATGGGCGGCACGCGCCGGACTCAGTACACCGGTCGGTGAGGTCGACTTCGACAAGCTGAACGTGATGGGCGGCTCGCTCTCGATCGGCCATCCGTTCGGGGCTACGGGAGCGCGCGTACTCACTACGCTGTGCAACGAACTGGCGCGTCGTGGCCAGCAGTTCGGGATGCTCACCGTATGCGCCGCGGGCGGGATGGGTCACGCCATGATCGTGGAGCGCGCATGA
- a CDS encoding SDR family NAD(P)-dependent oxidoreductase: MSQTSHAVLIFGATGGIGAALARRLAHSGTPLFLTSRREEPLAALAAELGAAYATSDATDWSDIDRVTDLARERFGTIGGMANCVGSLILKPAHLTKFEEFQQTIAQNLTSAFGVVRAAARVMPEGGAVVLCSTAASRIGLSNHEAIAAAKGGVNGLVLSAAATYASRGLRVNAVAPGLVETPLTARITASAPAVQASQAMHALGRIGQPDDVASLMAWLLGPDATWVTGQLYGVDGGLGTVRSK, from the coding sequence ATGTCACAGACATCGCACGCGGTTCTCATTTTCGGGGCAACCGGCGGCATTGGCGCCGCCCTCGCCCGTCGTCTTGCCCATTCCGGCACACCCCTGTTTCTCACGTCGCGTCGTGAGGAGCCCCTCGCCGCGCTCGCGGCAGAACTGGGTGCGGCCTACGCCACCAGCGACGCGACCGACTGGAGCGACATCGATCGGGTGACCGACCTCGCGCGTGAACGCTTCGGCACCATCGGCGGCATGGCGAACTGCGTGGGTTCGCTGATCCTCAAGCCGGCGCATCTCACCAAGTTCGAAGAGTTTCAGCAGACGATCGCGCAGAATCTCACGAGTGCGTTCGGCGTCGTGCGCGCCGCGGCCCGCGTGATGCCCGAGGGGGGTGCCGTCGTGCTCTGCAGCACCGCGGCGTCCCGCATCGGGCTCTCGAATCACGAGGCCATTGCGGCGGCGAAAGGCGGCGTGAACGGATTGGTACTCTCCGCCGCCGCCACCTACGCGTCGCGCGGCCTCAGGGTCAACGCCGTCGCCCCCGGGCTGGTGGAAACACCCCTTACCGCGCGCATTACCGCCTCGGCACCGGCCGTCCAGGCTTCACAAGCGATGCACGCGCTCGGTCGTATTGGCCAGCCCGACGATGTGGCCAGCCTGATGGCGTGGCTCCTCGGCCCCGACGCGACCTGGGTGACGGGTCAGCTGTACGGCGTTGACGGTGGACTCGGTACGGTGCGCTCGAAGTAA
- a CDS encoding anti-sigma factor domain-containing protein, whose translation MTPLTLEQLRDLAPLYALGMLDADERAVFDRGLQTPEFRDALERELVTHRAAAELMATAQPVAPPPGLKGRLMERIAAEKRATVVAPVEVELVIAPVVAPIETPREPVTDNVRELAMARRAEAADVAPKRADAVRQTPESRATRAVTPPTPTAIIELSARRTARTAWWTAGALGTALAASIVIAVDFRNQAAALEDRATQDDARIARTEAKLAEREKTLQTLLEGRGNVVLVNLNPAQPAGPGMQVFWNVREGKAVVNAYGLAPVASNRAYMLWMIRDGKPVPLKLFTPGDDGRAIVASVELPTTTSGITLLAVTEESSAGAEAPTMTPFLVGSVPTKGATQ comes from the coding sequence ATGACGCCACTCACCCTCGAGCAGTTGCGCGACCTCGCGCCGTTGTACGCGCTCGGCATGCTGGATGCCGATGAACGTGCGGTGTTTGATCGTGGGCTGCAGACCCCGGAGTTCCGGGATGCACTCGAGCGCGAGCTCGTCACGCATCGCGCGGCTGCTGAATTGATGGCAACCGCGCAGCCGGTCGCGCCACCGCCGGGACTCAAGGGTCGCCTGATGGAGCGCATCGCCGCCGAGAAGCGGGCGACGGTGGTCGCACCCGTCGAGGTCGAACTCGTGATCGCTCCGGTGGTTGCCCCTATCGAGACGCCGCGTGAGCCGGTTACGGACAACGTCCGTGAGTTGGCGATGGCGCGACGTGCCGAGGCGGCTGACGTGGCGCCCAAGCGGGCCGACGCCGTTCGGCAGACGCCCGAGAGCCGGGCCACGCGTGCCGTGACGCCACCCACGCCAACGGCGATCATCGAACTCTCTGCGCGACGTACAGCACGCACCGCGTGGTGGACGGCGGGAGCACTGGGCACGGCACTCGCCGCGTCGATCGTGATCGCCGTCGATTTCCGGAATCAGGCGGCGGCGCTCGAGGATCGCGCGACACAGGACGATGCACGGATCGCCCGTACTGAAGCGAAGCTGGCCGAACGCGAAAAGACACTGCAAACGTTGCTGGAAGGTCGCGGCAACGTAGTGCTGGTGAATCTCAATCCCGCGCAGCCGGCCGGTCCCGGCATGCAGGTGTTCTGGAACGTGCGTGAAGGAAAGGCCGTGGTGAACGCCTATGGTCTTGCGCCCGTGGCAAGCAATCGCGCCTACATGCTGTGGATGATTCGCGACGGTAAGCCGGTGCCGCTCAAGCTCTTTACGCCTGGGGACGACGGACGGGCCATCGTCGCGTCGGTCGAGCTGCCGACCACGACCAGCGGTATCACGCTGCTCGCGGTCACCGAGGAATCGTCGGCGGGTGCGGAGGCGCCCACCATGACGCCATTCCTTGTGGGATCCGTGCCCACCAAGGGCGCCACGCAGTAA
- a CDS encoding sigma-70 family RNA polymerase sigma factor, with the protein MPLADAAEPLDVQLIAEMAAGDERAASMLYDRHGAVMYGLALRVVGEPADAEEVVLDAFAQAWRDAARYDTSRGSVAGWLTTITRTRALDLIRARGRRSKMTDTATATLDEPAAMGSGFAAPDVQVQETERAVAVKSALDQLPLPQRQAIELAFFEGLTHHEVADRLREPLGTVKTRIRLGMQKLRDTLVGLAPESVS; encoded by the coding sequence GTGCCTCTCGCTGACGCTGCCGAGCCGCTGGACGTCCAACTGATCGCCGAAATGGCGGCGGGGGATGAACGCGCGGCGTCGATGCTGTACGATCGCCACGGGGCCGTCATGTACGGTCTGGCGTTACGCGTCGTTGGCGAACCGGCCGATGCGGAAGAAGTGGTGCTCGACGCGTTTGCCCAGGCGTGGCGCGATGCCGCCCGCTACGACACGTCGCGCGGTTCCGTGGCCGGATGGCTCACCACGATCACGCGGACGCGGGCGCTCGATCTGATTCGGGCGCGCGGACGTCGGTCCAAAATGACCGACACGGCCACGGCCACGCTCGACGAGCCGGCGGCGATGGGCAGCGGCTTCGCGGCGCCCGACGTTCAGGTGCAGGAAACCGAGCGCGCGGTGGCCGTGAAGTCGGCACTCGACCAACTGCCCCTGCCGCAACGACAGGCGATCGAACTGGCCTTTTTCGAAGGACTGACGCACCACGAGGTGGCGGACCGACTCCGCGAACCACTGGGCACGGTAAAAACGCGAATTCGACTCGGGATGCAGAAGCTGCGCGATACGTTGGTCGGCCTGGCGCCGGAGAGCGTATCATGA